The sequence tgaaaaacactgatataaagtaAAGTTATAAACATACCTATCTCCACTTTTGTTCCTTCACCAAACAGGATCTGTCCACATGTGGCCACAGCACAGTAGTAAGTCCCAGAATCAGACAAGTCCTGTATGGTTTTGGACAGATGGTAGACACACGTCCTATTGTTTTGTCCTTCAGTTTTGTTCTTGTGAATGTAAATAATTCCTGGATGAGATTCTCCTGAACCGGCTCTGACCCAGTGCACATTGCCTTCACCTGGACACTGGACTGGGTTTTCTTTGTCCTCAGACAGAAGGGAACATTGGAGATGGATCGGCTGTCCAAGCTGGACGGACTCGGCCTCTGGACTTTGTTTTACATAGATAGATTTCTGCCGGTTGCGATCTGTGTGATCAGAAAAACCACTCAATTATTTTCACAACTTatcctgtaaagacccaaacagccgcctgTGACCagaggcatctactgatctaaaaggtttaataacttctgaaatgaaaaacctgtcaatacatgtaaataattggtgtaaaatgcagtttgtcatcttttcatggtcatcagatatgacccatttggacgttcagaggcttcatagtgaatgtggaaacactgtcatcttctacagcattgattcaccagtaaaacccatggagttggatcaatgacagtggatgaaaacacttgatttatgttcacttaatgacatatttcactgaaaaagtaactttttctttcattttctttgtttttgatataataaccctcagcttttatttgagcttttatgaacatctacatgatcagtaaatgaaatataggaaaatacatgattttcacttaagaatgcaaaatccTGAGTATAATATTagataaatgacaataaatatcacttcagaaaagttaaaaatagaggaaaactcATTTAGGAACTTccacgaaagtagcactgggtctttatgggttaaaaattcatTATCAGTGAAAAAGGCAGCAAATTAAAGTATCTTACCATTCACAGCCAAGAAGATGCCATTAGAAAAACGCTGTGAATACGCTGTTCCACTGAGACAGAAGAATGTGGCTTCATCCACTTTGCTGACATTTGTAATAGTCAGCTGATACTGAGCACCTGCTTCTGTGATGTGGAAGCGAGAGTTCGCAAATGTTTTGCGAAGTTGCACGTTGTTAAAAACTCCAGAGGCGACAGTTTGGACCATCTGTCCAAGAGGCTGTTTGTACCAGTACAAGAATGTCTCTGTCTTTTGAAAAACTGGACAAAGTAAAGTCACATTTTCACCGGTGTCGACCACAGTCAAAGAACTGAGATGAGAAACATCTGCAGTTTGAATAAAAGCTGgaggaaacaaagaaaaaaacatgtaaataacaaaGAAATATCTAAGTAATATCTGCCAGAAGATCTCTTTACACCTTAACTATTAACAATTTTGCTTTTATAAGAACTAAACTTGCTCTTACACATCGTACTTAGAAGAATCAAAGCAGCCAGTCTTCCGATCATAGTGGTGACTGTTGCACAACTGATGTCTTCCCACACAAATCTAAAGTTTTGCATCAGGAGTCTGAAAATGGAAATGATGCTGATTGGCTGAGATGCAGAAAATGCTCTACCTGGAAACTTTTGTAAAGTCTATGACCAATTATCACTGACTCTGACATAATGAACTcttaatatgtttattttttttattacccaACACAGTGTCACTAATCGTAAGCTGCTCAGACCAACTGTGCTGGCCTGTTTATTAGCGATTTTGCCTGTGAGCCCAAGTTTGTGTTAgctgacacagtaacacaaaaacacaatagaCTGAcctataattaaataaataagaatataaTGGAACATAATACAAACctataattaataaaaatgaatgaattcagTGTTTATTTGAGTATTGGCCAGATGTGAATACTGTGCATCCAACACAACCCAGACTTTTCCCTGTTTTATGTGGAGCAGTGATGTTAACCTCCACTACACTTTTACTTTGAACTTTttagagattattattattaaaatgcttTGTAAGATATGTCAGAGTACAGCTGTTGACTggtttaaagtcacacattctgGTTAAAACACAAtcataaaggaaaatacattcgGTCTGCTAGTGCACAGTCCGCTCCTCTGGACACCAGACtgggttttcttttttcatctgaTGCGAACCCTGGAGAGTCATTGAGTCTCGTAGCACCATCGATGCGGCTTGCACATTTTGCTTCACACAGACAAATTTCTGCAGAATTCTCAGATCTGAGATGACAAAAGCATTACGAATTCAATAATGAATAGAGATTTAGTATGTATGGTTTTAAAAAAGAACTTTTATCGCAAGAAAAAATGGAATGGAATTAATACTTTACCATCTGCAATCAAAATGGTGTTATTAATAAAATCTTTTTCATATGCTGATCCTGTTTGGCAGAAGTATGCTGCTTCATCATCTTTCCTCACATTTGCAATGTTTGGAGAGTACACTGTATTCACTTTTGTAGCACTGAATCTCGAGTCTACAAATTACCCCTGAAGTCTTATTTTTTCAGAGGTTCCCCTTGCAATTGTCTGGACTACATATCCACACCTCATCTTATACCAGtataaaaactgattttcaatttTAGGAAATGAACATCTCAAGAGAGTCACATTATCACCAGGTTTGACCACAGTCCAGGAGACCTGCTCGGCATCATCTCTGGTTTgagtgaaaactacagaaaataaacaaaattaagttGAGCAGAAGCGCAACCTACAGTGTAGACTAACTGTAAAAAAGACATATTTCAGAGTAAATACACTTACATGGTGCACCTAACAGAATCAAAGTAGCCAGTCCTCTGATCATCATGGTTACAACAACCTTCACATACAAAACAGATGAAATAGAAGAGTAAGCACAAGGAAGATCAAAGTGTCCAAGCGAGACAATTATTCTGGTTGGCTGAAGCACGATGGGGGCACCTCCTCGTGAATCAGACAAAGGTGTGTTTGTTCTTTAACTTCACACTGTTTCAAATACTGAATAATACACCAGCACAGTGTTAGTTATTAACTCTATCATGGAGTTGATATGATCAATTCAGTCTATCACATCTAtcaattacacaaaaactactacAGTATTCATTGAAACTTGATAGAAAAGGGTGGGGAACTAAAAATGCCaatccatttttttcatttttttgttttaacactGATGACCCTGCAGACttaggagaatttatttgctactgGGAACTGGATATAAATCTAACACACACTTGTTTGTTCTTAGGTTTAATTTAGTTAATTATAATCATTGAGGATTCTAAGTAGTGACCAAGACTAGTAGAGTCACCTCAGACTTTTAAACATTACCCATTAGTTTGTCGACTGCTATTGTGGTTTTTGCTGCCAGAAATAACCATATGTGTACAAAAGGGCAGAGAGGAAGAAGAGTAAGAGGTGAGAAATGAGCTAATACCACAAAATTATATAATGGTCTaactttttactcttttttgtcTGACCTGCTGTTACATTAACTGATTTATTGTTAAACTGTTaaaatgggctttttttttttttttttttaattctccttTTACTGCTTATTATTGTATTCATGTTTAAGGCTCATAATAGACTGCAATTCTCATTTTGTAGTACTGTACAATCACACACATAGCCATGACAatgaagatattctattctaacaTATTTTTTCCAATTCTCTCTCCTCCTGTAGTGTatggcattgtattgtattgtattgtattgtattgtattgtattgtattgtattgtgatctATGGTATTCTATGAGTTATTACACTCAGGTACATCTGCACTGGCAGGATTTAGTCTCAGTCCAACATCCGGTACATAAAGATATTCATCCGACTTTACCCCCTCAACTTAGTGCTGTCCAGTTGTTTTATCTTATTTGCCCCATTTTGTCATAAGAAAAAAGTAATAGGTACATTGTCTGCTTTTGCTAACACTTAGTGTGTGCATAGACCACTCTGCAGAACACACCTTACATTCTGTATGTGACTGCTGAAAGAACAAGCAAAGCCACAAGCAACAGCTACACTGACTGTCACAGTTGTGGCTGGTCGTTTTCCGCTAGCCTTCTGCTCATCAGAAAGTTGCTTTCTCACACCAGACAATGGGCTTCAACAGGATATGTACTGAGGTTAGAAGCATGAGGGGAGGAACTAACAGTTTCTCTTGTATTTTAACACAAATTTCTGTATCTTCTACTTCTCACGTATCCACAACATCCTCAGTACTTCAGTTTGAATGCATATTAAGCGAATTAAAAGTTATTATTTTGCATCATTGCACAGCTTTCTAACACCAAGACTAAACTTAAATGAATAGGACAGTAACATGTGACAAATATGATCCCTTGGTGCATTTATCACTGCATgtcacacacagaaaacaaacatcaaagaTAGTCAATcaaacatcataacaaaagttacctcatgacaatTTACATGAAGGAGGTTAAAggatgagaaagagagagattggGGAAGGGAGGGGGGCACGTGCACCCTTATGGCCCCCCCCCCCGGGTGCACAGTAAGCTGCTCTACAACTGTTAAACATAACGCATCCGCACTTGAAAACcttcagccttcagtccacgccagggtttctcaaccttttttgaaccaagctAACGGCATCATCAGCCTACTGGTGCCCCCTATGCctgaaaaaatgtgtgtgtgtgtgtgtgtgtgtgtgtgcatgtgtgcgtgtgtgtaggtgtgtgggtgagtgtgtgtgtgtgtgagtgtgtgtgtgagtggggggGGTGGAGTGGGGGGCGTACTTCTAGAAGTAACatgacagacctgtatgtggaggacgtggtgggttatttagctctgtagataaagctgtgacaaCGTGAAACATTGAGTACCGATGTgccggacccccccccccataatgcAACAGCCCTGTATGTGGAGGAACTgttgataaagctgtgagaaagtgagtgAGCTACCCAAGTAGAATGTAAATAGAATTACCAATAGCTAGAGTAAATGTCCATAATTGTTAATACAACtactccaaaaacaaaaaaaacataaactattacatatattttttttgatAACACTAAAAACTGATTTACACTTTGTTTGGAAGTTAAagttcattattttcattatgtTGCTTAAGTTCAATAGTCTTCACATTGAGTTAATTTGACATGAGGTTCACAGGGTGGTGTTTCACTTGTATATTCTTAGTACATTTCTGAGCCTGTACTTTCACACATATCGCAGCAAAAAGGTTGAATCAATACCTGTGAGTCAGCTTATCACACTACGtatcttcatattatttttctttcattgtaCTGTAGATAAATAATGTCTCTAGGAACATTTGGAAACATACATTAGTTCGCAGGGATTTTATCTGCATGTTCTGTCCACGTATCTACATAAgaatacatgaacatatttatgaCATAATGTAGAAATAAGGATACCGATGTTATCAtcattttattatattaaaaatgaaCCTACATAAGACTGAGTGTGACAGACACAAATAGAGTTCAGCTTTGACAGTTTCCATTTGAGTGAATTAGGTCAAAGCAGAGGGGGGACGACCACAGTACTCTTAACACAAAGGTCTGAGCTGGATCTATAAGATGGTAGCGCTCCGTCCTCTTTCACTTTTACCACAGCTTCTGCTCTTCACTCACCTCCATTAAAGTGTGCAGATAATGCAGAAGTCAAGCACAGCACGACTGGCCAGGTGTGAATTTGCTCACCATGCAATTGCTACCGTTTAACTGTCTTCTCTGCAAGCAAGCGTCAGACACAGAAGAAACCCATGATGAATTCGCACCTTATTTTGACAGCATGACCACAGCTATTCTCAACTTTCCATGCATCAGTTCTTTGTTACTGGCAACTGTTGATGTGCACAATCACTCTGTGCACATATATTGTTATTCATTCATCCACTGCAGTTATGTTTGCATGGTATTGGACAATTATTATGCACCCTCAGGGACAGTAGCATGAAGTCACTAtggtataaaataaaaatttacagttttaaagGTAACTTTCATATTTTCTGCCACACAATAATGGTTTGTTTTTAAGTTTGGATACATGCGCCGCTCATTCATGGACAATAAGCGTTAATGTCAGGGGAGATTAAGACTTACACAACAGTGCTCACATTCACTAGTGCAACAGGCCTCCTACACTCAGTCTGCTCTACTCTACTGGCTGATGTGGTTCAACATAGACGACACACAGACCAGACTGTGGGTGGAGTCTTGGCTGTCAATgtgaaacaccttttttttttccatcataatTTTAGATTGTCCATCTAACACAGTGTATATATGCATCTCACAAATGCATTATACTAAGAATGGATTTTCTTTAAATTTGTCACAAACCTTCAATTGGATTCAAAAATGAATTGATTAGATTTAGTGCCCCAAATTCAAAGTCTGACTTATTGTTGGTGATAACTCCGGAAATAGGCGCTGATTATGACGATTCCAGACAAATGTATGACACGATAAAATGACGAAGGGATAACATTTTTATCCCAAAGGTCAACTTGTAATGTTCTACAAAACATGTTTCTGGATATTATTAAACAGCATACTGTGTCTGAGGAAAACCTGGGTAACAATGGATTCACTGcagtcaaacacaaaaaaaaggtctaaaaaaaacaaaaaacatctggatttaacaaagcaaaCTGGTGAAAGCCTTCcattggatatttactgcagtgattaaggccatgtccacacacaACCGCATATTTTCttatccgatctttttctttgttgttttcaaaaaagtgttCCGTAAACATAGatttgtttcaggaaatatctgcgtccacatgaaaccactgaaaatgattgaaaacaacgtagtacaaatgccaggcctgtatgtggcgttgtaatgctctcacaaaaaacagagaagacgtGGAGAATGCACATAAAGCTTGTTCACTGTATACAAACcacagactacagaagaagaacaacaacatgGCGAACACAACTCTCTGCGGTAGATCCAAGAGTATGTAGTGactattgttagctatggttcttggttgctcattgtaatgaaagagtagctgaagattttgattcaagaTTTCCGATAACCTCAATAGTTGTTGTAACATGAGCACTTGTCTGTGgtccaccattgttgttgttgttgtgaagtggcgtcttgcttccggggtgaaaggttagaggggtggggctatgacatcattgttttagaaaagttgcggttcGGTCGCGAACCCGGAGTTTTCTaatttatccactctgggactCGGTTTCACTAAAAACGTCAGTTTcgtgtggacgaaaggcctatccgatacaaaacttttgcggatacgaCTGAAACCGTCttcatatggacagggcctaaGATATTTCAAATGTTTTTCATTAGTTATTTGTTTCTAACTGATGGAGAGAGTCGCTTGTTAAATCCTGTGGTTGTGGAAAAGATGGAACTGTTTGAGAAGTGTCAAATTAAGGTTGAGATGCTGAAACTATTATAAATCTAGAAGAACAGTGGTGAACCATCATCAGGAAGAAATGCAGTcctgaaaaagtcttaaaagatTATGATAGAAAACATTTGGTGAAATTAAATTGTAAAAAGTCACTAACTGAAGGGATTGTGACAAAACAGCTGTGTAGTATTATAAAAACATTCATCGGTCAGGCTATCTGGGACAAAAAGATGTAGCTACAGTATAGTGCAAAAGTCTCTGGGCTTGAAATGAGTGAAAATATTTACCGTATTTTCCttactataagccgcacctgactataagccacacccaccccgtctccaatgtctcaccatctattcattgatgccaagctttcGTGCAGCAGCTCAGCCGGATCGATTGTTAGCCGAGAAACACAAATTAGCCGTAACATTTTAGAGCCacaggttcacagtgtgtggaaaaaagtagtggcttatagactggaaagtacggtatatctCATTCTCatttcttcaaatacaacaagaaaatacatgaaatagaTACACgaaaaacctgaactaaatggacTCTAAAGATGAAAGTGACTGTTTAGTGTGACTCATgagaagaagcagcacaaacagaaacatctgacatgagttgaatgaaacctggtataaaacatcagagagTTAATGTTATAAATCTCATatagtctgaacaaaagggttaaagatgctTTGTCccttgaaacttttgttttttacccccaccaggaggtattgtgattgctttgctttgtgtgtttgcgtgtttgtttgttttttagcaaaataactcaaaaagttatggagggattttcaggaaattttcaggaaatgttgatactggcacaaggaagaaatgattaaattttggtggtgattggggggggggggggggcagatctgtcttggcagaggtctgcgctctctgagtgcttttcttgtttgtcttgtttttacatttctgcTGTTCGAGTATGTAcagtacagtatgtacagtacatACCGTATGCACAGTAGTATGTATATGTTTGGTCATCATGACTTTACTAAACTGACTAACCTAATGCTGCAGAGGACTTCTGCACAGTACCATATATCTAGAAGcaaagtcctgccccttccagTATTAGCCCCATGGGAACTcatttcagaaaaataaaactgtaacatAGTCAAAGGCaagaaacattcattcattcattcattcattcattcattcattcatccatccatccatccatccatccattctccattcattcattcattcattcatccattcattcattcattcattcattcattcaatcattcgtcttctgaacccactttatcctcactggggtcatgggggggtcactggagcctatcccagctacctatgggtgaagtcGGGGTACTccatggacatgtcaccagttcatcacagggtcgACATATAGAGATAAActaccaatcactctcacattcacacctatgggcaattttaggttgacccaTTAACCCATCAGTGCacgtgtttggatggtgggaggagagaacccatgcagacacagggagaacacgcaaactccac is a genomic window of Sphaeramia orbicularis chromosome 10, fSphaOr1.1, whole genome shotgun sequence containing:
- the LOC115426802 gene encoding uncharacterized protein LOC115426802 → MIGRLAALILLSTMSFIQTADVSHLSSLTVVDTGENVTLLCPVFQKTETFLYWYKQPLGQMVQTVASGVFNNVQLRKTFANSRFHITEAGAQYQLTITNVSKVDEATFFCLSGTAYSQRFSNGIFLAVNDRNRQKSIYVKQSPEAESVQLGQPIHLQCSLLSEDKENPVQCPGEGNVHWVRAGSGESHPGIIYIHKNKTEGQNNRTCVYHLSKTIQDLSDSGTYYCAVATCGQILFGEGTKVEIGMKVPFTSAVCSSCVGGCSG